The nucleotide sequence TCGAGTCCAGCAGGACGAGCTGGTGCGCTGCTGCCACAAATGCAGGTCTGCTGCTGTGTGTAGTCGCTGTGTATCTAGAGACTGCTTTAACTCTCCTAATCGTACCTGAAGAGCTCTCTGGAGTGTCATAATATTATCGTGTGTAAGAACACCTGAATGGAAATTCCTGCTAAATTCTGCTAGCAGCTAATACTCATTTATAATGGGGGAAACAAAattgtgatttaaaaataatcatttttgatAACTGTTTGAATAAATGAGGAAGTTCCTGTATCTTTGTATCTGTCTAACAGTTTCAACTGCATAATAACACACTATTTTATAGGCTAAAATAGTACACTAACTCAGGCATATTGGTTGCAGCCAGTTGTCATAGTAACCGGggatgtttcattttattttgtaaacagTGAGCTAGCAAGATAGCACTTCTTGCTATTAATAATCGAAATGGACGCTGCTGTTTTGCTTGACGGATTATTTCTCCGTATAAGAAACGATTGCAAAACTGGAGCTAATGGAAACGACGATATTCATTTTCCTTGCTTGATTTCTTTCGAATGAACATGAATATTGtaacaaatattaatttaaacaattaaaCGTTGGAATTAAATCCTGGTTGTTTCATTGTTGCCCAGAATGAGGGCCACATCTGGATGAATCTGCTCTCCAGATGTTGCATGCGGTTTAAATTAGGCTTCTCTTTAAACAGGGATCTGGTAGATGAAGCAAAGGATTATCACCTCATGCCAGAGCGACGGCCGCACCTGCCTGCCTATAAGACGCGGCAACGATGCTGCACGTCCATCGCCGGGTTAATCTACGCAGTCGGAGGACTCAACAGTGCAGGtgatttttcctgctttattGTTAGACTAAAATTCAATTTAAACAGAGATTCCTATCTGTGTATAATAACCAGAGTGGAGAACGGAGACGTTACTGTACTTCACTTATTGAGTCCTGTGTTTTATCTCCAGGTGACTCATTAAACGTGGTGGAAGTGTTTGATCCGATCGCTAACTGCTGGGAACGCTGTCAGCAAATGAGCACGGCCCGAAGTCGAGTGGGTGTGGCTGTGGTCAATGGGCTACTGTATGCTATCGGGGGTTACGACGGCCAGTCTCGCCTCAGCACAGTGGAAGTCTACAACCCAGAGACGGACACGTGGAGTAAAGTCGCCAGCATGAACAGTCAGCGCAGGTGAAGATGGTGTGCTGAAGTGCCatgtttttggggttttttttttttacacaaaattgtattttacacaactaaatattaatatacagcACGTGTCCAAGGCCCTCTTCTGTAACAGATGCCGTCAGAGACATGTACTCTGATTGTTGTCCCTCACTGAAATTGTTGCCAAGACTTTACAAATAGAAGGATAGGTGCAATATGTCTCTTACTTTCAACATGTTAATTTGAAGAAATGTAAAGGGACTACATGaacacacatttaacattaactCATTAATGTAAAGTCTTTTTGATGgtccttgtaaaaaaaaaaaagaaaagaaaatagaattGTCCAGaagaaaagacaataaaataaaataaaacaattgaatacaaaaatgaaattgaataataaatttaatacaGCAAAAATGTATACTAAAAGTcaaatttcaataaaatgatactaaaaatagaattaacTACAGAGAtgggaaaggggaaaaaagtcaaaatatttaaaaaatgtgtgtgtatataagagagagagagacggaagtCTATCCAGAAATTGTCGAATTAATATTCTACACAAGCACATTCTCTAGCAATAGAGATTTATATTCACTGGCATCTGAAATGTCATCGTTTCTACGGTACTAACTAATTCACAGTTAGTGTCTAGTTGATATTCTGCAGCTTTCTTTAAGTACATGGCTATTTCACATTTAAAGGAGCTTCAGGAATGGTCCGAGGTCAAGCTTTTCAGGGAATGTTTTCATTGCACTTTGTAATTTCTTCCTTAAGTGAGAAGCTGCATTAGTTGTTATAGCACATAGTGATAACAAGAATGAACTCGCCTTCTAGGACATTCCACATTTAAGTCTGAATATGAATAGAAGTCAGCTATGTCGagcattcattcatcatcagtaACCGTTTTCTTCTGGTTATAGTGGAGATCTGAAATAAAGCCGTGCCGTGATTATTGATTGATCCGTGAAGATTTATTGATGTCTTTCCTCTGTTTGAAGTGCGATGGGAACCGTGGTGGTGGATGGACACATATACGTCTGCGGTGGCTATGATGGCAAGTCCTCACTCAATTCAGTAGAGTGCTATTCTCCAGAAACGGACAGGTGGGCGTGACCTCTTCTGTTTCTCTTATATAGTCATGATACATGATCACAACACTGGAATGaaatttgtctttgtgtgtgtgtttgttttctccaGATGGACAATAGTAACGGAGATGAGTGCGAGTCGCAGTGCTGCAGGCGTGACGATATTTGAAGGGAGGATTCATGTTTCTGGTGGTCACGATGGTCTACAGATTTTCAACACGGTTAGTGAGACACCTCCAACATGATCCTGAATTCATCTCCTCTCCTGTGTGTGACTCCACTGGGGTCAGCATGTCAAAAGTCTACAACCTACTGTCATTTTCATGCCTCAATCCTCTGGGAAAACTAGACTCATGACGTGGAAAAGTTCAGTGAAACTGAATTTGAATCTGATGTAAACCCGCCTGATGTCACAGTAAAATGGTGGCTCACAGTGTACAGTAAACATTTCCCTCTCATCATTTTCTACTCCATaaaacttttattctttttaacttTTTGTGCAAAGTTGTTTTAAAacttttgtaattttatatttgtaatgtATTTCCATTGATTTTGTAGTAAGCGTTAGAGACTAGATGAGCGTGTGTCCGGCAATGGGACAAAGTGGGGGTGAAAACTATAGAGAGCACACATTGattctccttcatctcgtatgTGATGCGTTTCCACatatcagtcataacattatgaccacctggctaatattgttttggtcccccttttgctgccaaaacagccctgatccattgaggcatggactccactagatccctgaaggtgtgctctgGCACtaagacattagcagcagatcttttagTTTGTGagttgcaacttacaggacttaaaggacttgcAGAAGGTACAGGactgatactgaccactgcagacagggaacaccccacaagagctgcagttttggagatgctctgatccagtcatctagccatcacaatttggccctttgtcaaactcgctcaaatccttacacttgcccatttttcctgcttctaacacatcaactttgagcacaaaatgttcacttgctgcctgatatatcccacccactaacaggtgccatgaagtgaataacactgattatctcctcaactctcagtgttcataatgttatgcctgatcggtgtatatacactaGTTAATTTTCTAAACAGAAAACTGCgccacacacagataaacattactatggcaaccagtagtaggaacaccAACATCATAGTACAGTGACCTGCAGTTATAAAATGTGAATATAGCTTGAGTTATAAAAGGTGTAACGTTCATTCCTCCTGTCCACTAGGTGGAGTATTACAACCAGCACACGGCGCAGTGGCATCCCCTGTCCCCCATGCTGAACAAGAGGTGTAGGCATGGAGCAGCAGCTTTGGGCAGTCAGCTCTACGTCGTGGGAGGCTATGACGGCTCTGGTTTCCTGAGCAGCGCAGAAGTGTACAGCTCTGTAGCCAAGCAGTGGAGCCATCTAGTGGCCATGAACACACGGCGCAGTCGAGTCTCTCTGGTAGCTAACTGTGGCCATCTCTATGCGGTCGGGGGCTACGATGGCCAGTCCAACCTCAGCTCGGTGGAGATGTACGACCCAGAGACCAACCGCTGGACGTTTATGGCGCCCATGGTGTGCCACGAAGGCGGGGTCGGGGTTGGCTGTATACCCCTGCAACCAGCTTAGCCAATACATCCACGTGAACAAaggagttttaaaaaatattgtttttctaTGCGGGGAACTTCCATAATGCACTTCTGTCCCAGCAGAAGGGCTGTGCTGTTGTACTTGAcgtttaaagaaaacaaaaactcaaaaaaaaaaacctgcgtaCAGCATACACACGGTGCAGCGGCGTGATGTAAAGTCTTTAATCTGATcataattgttaaaaaaaaaaaaaaaaaaaaaattaacacgtACATTCATTTGGGGATCTAGTTGGCAGGTGTTGTCAAATTAAATTGTGCACATGTGCGGTCAGGGTCTGCCAAGACGACGGCAAGCTTGAACAGAgtgggaaagaagaagaaaagaacagTGAAAAGAAATGATGTCATGACTGTAAGACGAGCTGTTTGGCACTTTGTGTATTAGGGCTCTTCGGTTTAGGATACAGACCACTCAGttcctgttagtgtgtgtgtttgtgtgtgtgtgtgtgtgtgagacataaAGGGATAAAATCAAATCGCTTCATGGACTGGAAGCTTATTTAAGACCTGCAGGATGGTACATGCTAACCACTGACGAGCAAAAGGTATTTGGGAGAGTATACTCACACATTATTTATAGGGATAACAGGAGCTTGTTTAGATtattatgcgtgtgtgtgtgtgtgtgtgtgagattttctAGCATGCGTTTTATTTGGGATATCGTTTGCTCAGAACGTTGCGACCAACGCAGCGTCGGCGGACCAACGGAACCTCGATGTTACTGTGCAAAACATCCACCAGACGTGCCATATTCCATACAGCCATCACGCCGGACTCCTCCAGGTTCACGTTCTACCACTTCACTGAGCTCTCAATGAAGTCGTTCGAGACATTCAGGCGCCTCCTAGTGGAGGAGAAACGGACGCTCGGGCCCGACGAGAACGACGAGCCTGTCTTACCTCCTGAATAGTCTTACATTCCTTCTCTGCGTGGGTGAAAATCGATGCATTTAATACCAAAAAGACGTGAAGTCTGGTGGTGATGTGGAATTAATTAACTAACAACCAGCATCGTCAGCGTCATGTCCGTTATCTGTGCAGTGGCATTGAAATCCTGGTTGGGGgtaattatgttatgttaaGATAACGCGACCAGGCTCGGGTTGCTTGTGTGGAAAATAcgggcttttttctttttaattcccAGCCAGCTGCTTTGTGTAATTGCAAGTAACAACTCCTAATTTGGGATTACTGACTGTGAATTTAGAGTATTGGatgtctgtttatttctttcctccttttcgGACCATTCCTCTGCTGATCTTGATTgatgttgaattgaattatagCCTAGATTACGTATCGTATCGTTCAGTCATGGTGCAGTATTTtatactactttttttttttttttaattttccgGACGACAATTTTTTtagctgtatttgtttttttttttgtggttattttttatgacttcaGTAAACTATCTTAACATTGAGAATCAAGTTTATAGattatatagtgttatatatataatatatataatgtgtatatatatatatatatatatatatatatatatatatatatatatatatatatatatatacactatatatatatatatatatatatatatataaataaagcagaGGTTCGTAATGGCCTAGTGAATCTCTAGTCTTGCCGTCTGTCTGATCATCTTTAGCTACCTCTGTTTGAGATGGGAGAGCTTGAGCTTGTGTAGTTGGGAGACAGAGACAGCCAGTCTGCTAACACCGTTTCTGTTTCGACTGAAGGATATCCAAATCAGTGACTGAAATTTGTGAGTCTTTTTCACGTCACGGGCATCGTTTTGTAAATGTCCTGAAATAaatcatgttattttttttttaacgaacaaatgttttgtcttttttgaaTTCATGCTCACAGTTTAAAGTGTGTTTGGTTGACAGcataacatcacaacacagtgtggtagcttagtgattatggtgttagactactgatcagaaggtgtgagttcaaaccccagGTCCACAACGTTacccctgctgggcccctgagcaaggcgcttaaccctcaattgctcggCTGTATAAAAAAGCGAGATCGctgtggataagggtgtctgccaaatgccagaaatgtaaagctACACAATGTAAGGTTTTGAAACTGCATCCTTTCTGTTAGAAAAATACTGTTTAATAATGTTGAGCTGCAAGTGCACACATTCAGAGCCAATTCAGGGCCGTGTCCCAAACCGCATAATTCACATTAACTTGTATAAGTAAACCGGTTAATGACCAAAACATCTGGTTGCTTCTGATTTTATATGATCAGTATTCTTCGTgtagtcttttttctttttttaaaaattatatttctacTCTGGTAAACGCATTAGACTTTTACAATATagccaaaacacacagcattaaATCGAGGGTGAAGAGAATGATTCGCCTCGAATGACTGATGAATCAACTCCGGaatttaatacatttctaaTAAATTAGTTTTCTGCcaaataagaggaaaaaaaaaaaaaacgactggatcagagcatctccaaaactgcagctcttgtggggtgttcccggtctgcagtggtcagtatctatcttacaggacttaaaggatctgctgctaacatcttgatgccagataccacagcacaccttcagggatctagtgtagtccatgcctcgatgggtcagggctgttttggcagaaaaaggggggaccaactcaatattaggcaggtggtcataatgttatgcctggtctctCTAATCTCATGTGACTGTTGAAATATACAGTACGCCAGAGCAAAGCCGAACACGCATTGTTTCACAATGTACACTTTTGGCACCACAAAAGCACTGTTAACCCGGATTCAGTAAAGCGCTGCATAAACCCTTGCGAAAAGCAATGACAACTTCGCTTCAAAATTACAAGTGGATTACAACCGGGGGTTAAAAGCTGGGTTTAGAATGACGATAACATGACGAGTGAAAAgccttaaagagagagagaatgacaatGATAGAGCTAGAATGGCATTTTCCTACTCCACCAAAGTTTCTGTCCACATCAAACCTGAGCACCTGGCAACCCTAATGAACACAAGTCAACTCTAATACACTAAATGCAGACTTTTGCACTTATATACAATTTAAGCACTTAATAAACATATGATATAATAACAAACATGTCCCAAAACTTAAATATCTACGTGGATCAAACATGGAACATGATCACAATCTGAGATTGGACAGGCGACTAAAAAAAATGGctaaagtgtatttattattggcgttcaagctccagcaccgccaagctgcaactgttgggttcttgagcaaggcccctaaccctctgTGCTAAAGGGATggtgtatcatggctgaccctgtgctctgaccccaacttcctgacAAGCTGGGagatgcaaagaaaagaatttcactgggCTATAATGTATGTCACATTtctggcagacacccttactcacaaccttagtccaacaccttaaccactaagctaccacatcccccaaagtaaataataaataaatagataaattaaaaaagtgCTTTGTAAGCagtctcatttgcatatttgcaacCCTCTGTGATATGTAGATATTTTGCGCACCCTTAGAAACAAACGTTTAGAGATGTGGTTTGTCTGTCCAAGTCTTTCATCAGTTATTCATCTCATGGACTGGACTCTAAGCCCAAGTGACGCAGGAGTGACATTAGAGCGGCGGTAAGTCTCGCCCTGCTGTCAGTGGGTGTATACATATGCGCAGGAACAGATATAACATCAGCACCACGACTTAAGGTAGACCAAACGAACAGCCAGGATGAAAGGAGCTGTGCTGATCCTTCTGCTTCTGATCGCTCTGTTCCAAAGCTCTTCACTAGCCGGGCCCATGGACAGGCTTCAGCTGGTAcgatgatttatttcattttgattcATGTGTATATATGGATGTTccttaattattataattgaaTTGCTTTCCCAGTAAAAATCCATTCTGCTAATATGTTTAATaatctagcaaaaaaaaaaaggactacTTTATGAAAAGCCAGTAATATGAGGTGACATGATCTGAACTCTCAATCTTTTAGACACTTCAGCCAGAAATCCAGACAGAAGCTTTGGAGACAGGACCTTTAGATGAGTCTCAGGTGAGTCTgacagatgatgatgtttatatttcttttaaatgaaaatgattttgaCATGAGTCTCGCGACGTTAACTAGTAATCGAAACTGAATTAGTAAGCTTGTAAAAAAAGGAGTTCCTTAGAGAAGGAAGTCAGCTTAGCTAGATGAAATGAGTGCTGATGCTGAATGAGGCTAAATACAGGCTTCAGGATCTAGCTCATGAAAAGCCTGAGAATTTATTCTCTtggttttaatttatattaatcaGAAATATGGGTTTCTAAACTTGAAGTGACGTGGATGAACCTGTTAATAATGGCTTTTGACCTGGACCTGTTCCATATTAAGAGTGAACCTGATGGAATTAGCAAATCAGCAAATAGATGTAAGAAAGCTATTTTGGGAGTAGGATAGAAGCCTGCTCTTATATAAAATACTGCGTTTCGTCTTCCACAGAATGGGATAGCTCAGTCTGTGGGTGTCCGGCTGAGAAGGGAGACCCCCATCATCTCAAAAACACCTGAACGTTTCTGTCCTGGCTGCTTCTCTGTCATAGGAGACCCAACCAGACCCCAGCAGTAACTAACCCtagaggacaaaaaaaaccccaaaacaataTGTTGATTCtattttataactttttttttacttggaaTATTTTCTATGTATACAGCTACAGCTTTGTTGAATAAAACATGCCTGTTTCTTGTCTTTCTATTCACAAAAAgtgctgtggtgttttttttttcattgcaaCCAAAGCATTACTGCACCTGTAATTTGTGGATTTCCTAAACTGTCGAGTAATGACATGGATTACGGACTGACGTCCGAGTGGCTGGCTCGCAGCTATGTCATTACGACCATGGAGTGTTATTATGATGCGTGGAGGTGTGGGCTGAGACAATCAAGGCAATTATTCTCTCAGCCCACCCTGACCAGTCATTTTTCACTCAggactctttttttcctctcccagtgcaaaaacactgtgtttaaggGGTGTTATTTTAGAGTGAGAGGTTTTGCTTACTTTCTGAGAAAATGTTCAAAACATGTAGTGTGTATACAATTAAATGCGAGGCATGTTTTGCATTGTGACTTGAAAAAGTGATCTTACAGCCATGTGGTTTATTGTTATGTCATTGTATAACTCTCAGCTTGTAAAGTATGTAATCTATGCAAACCATGGAGCAAAAGGGTCACTGATACAAGTGAAAATTGTATACGTAGTTGGAAAATCTTCCATCAGTCTGAAGTAAGCCAGGCTTATGAAGGCAAATCTTTCATGTTTTGGCCTTAGTCTCCTCATTCACTGCAGAACCtgtgagaaaataataaaacaaaatgaccacaaaaaaaaaatgtaagaaaaacaaCCTGAGAGAATATAAGAATATTTCATAATTAATGTTTCATAATtctgtgtaatatttatttttttaaaccatataaatatatattgttgtATTAGATTTGCACCAAAAAGTTAACATATTTAACACAGTGTTACATAAATAATGTTACACATTCAATTTATTAGCTCTgaaataaacatatacacatttcTGTAGAAACACACTGCCAGGAATATGAAGTGGACCACTAACTTAGAAGTTAATGACTAATTACTGAAAGTTCataaattcaaaatattattttttttggcttctctttatttatttatttatttatttatttatttatggagtttaagggaaactgtaatggtCTGAATAAATAGACCTGTCTTTTCTTCATAGCCCAGTTTACTGCAATTCTTTCTATTCACTATAAACATCATgtgaagaattttttttgtgaattttaagcagttattatatttattttta is from Hemibagrus wyckioides isolate EC202008001 linkage group LG07, SWU_Hwy_1.0, whole genome shotgun sequence and encodes:
- the klhl18 gene encoding kelch-like protein 18 isoform X1; protein product: MTMGDMISEELEDLMHFSVHDLPTRGYSVMEEIRRQGKLCDVTLKVGEHKFSAHRIVLAASIPYFHAMFTNDMVECKQDEIVMQGMDPSALEALINFAYNGHIAIDQQNVQALLIGASFLQLQNVKDACCSFLQERLHPKNCLGVRQFAETMMCTTLYDAANSFVHQHFVEVSVSEEFLSLRPDEVLELVGCDELNVKAEEQVFEAVLAWVRHQREDRETCLPELLSKTRLPLCRPQFLADRVQQDELVRCCHKCRDLVDEAKDYHLMPERRPHLPAYKTRQRCCTSIAGLIYAVGGLNSAGDSLNVVEVFDPIANCWERCQQMSTARSRVGVAVVNGLLYAIGGYDGQSRLSTVEVYNPETDTWSKVASMNSQRSAMGTVVVDGHIYVCGGYDGKSSLNSVECYSPETDRWTIVTEMSASRSAAGVTIFEGRIHVSGGHDGLQIFNTVEYYNQHTAQWHPLSPMLNKRCRHGAAALGSQLYVVGGYDGSGFLSSAEVYSSVAKQWSHLVAMNTRRSRVSLVANCGHLYAVGGYDGQSNLSSVEMYDPETNRWTFMAPMVCHEGGVGVGCIPLQPA
- the klhl18 gene encoding kelch-like protein 18 isoform X2, with amino-acid sequence MFTNDMVECKQDEIVMQGMDPSALEALINFAYNGHIAIDQQNVQALLIGASFLQLQNVKDACCSFLQERLHPKNCLGVRQFAETMMCTTLYDAANSFVHQHFVEVSVSEEFLSLRPDEVLELVGCDELNVKAEEQVFEAVLAWVRHQREDRETCLPELLSKTRLPLCRPQFLADRVQQDELVRCCHKCRDLVDEAKDYHLMPERRPHLPAYKTRQRCCTSIAGLIYAVGGLNSAGDSLNVVEVFDPIANCWERCQQMSTARSRVGVAVVNGLLYAIGGYDGQSRLSTVEVYNPETDTWSKVASMNSQRSAMGTVVVDGHIYVCGGYDGKSSLNSVECYSPETDRWTIVTEMSASRSAAGVTIFEGRIHVSGGHDGLQIFNTVEYYNQHTAQWHPLSPMLNKRCRHGAAALGSQLYVVGGYDGSGFLSSAEVYSSVAKQWSHLVAMNTRRSRVSLVANCGHLYAVGGYDGQSNLSSVEMYDPETNRWTFMAPMVCHEGGVGVGCIPLQPA